A window from Sulfitobacter sp. OXR-159 encodes these proteins:
- a CDS encoding amino acid ABC transporter substrate-binding protein, whose amino-acid sequence MLKQIVTATALAAVSGTAAFAQDNETLRVGMSGGYFPFTFVKQDVLQGFEVDVMNAVGEEAGFEVEFETMAFSGLIGALDAGRIDTIANQITITPEREEKFAFTAPYVFDGAQVVTKEGNEEIGGVEDLRGKTVAVNLGSNFEQLLNELDFADEIEIKTYESNIAQDTALGRVDAFVMDRVSSAQLIQESPLPLQLAGKPFSEIRNALPFQDNDEGRALRDRVDTALESLREDGTLTEISDKWFGTDITKAE is encoded by the coding sequence ATGCTGAAACAGATCGTTACCGCCACCGCGCTCGCCGCGGTTTCTGGCACCGCAGCCTTCGCCCAAGACAACGAAACGCTCCGCGTGGGCATGTCGGGCGGCTATTTCCCCTTCACCTTCGTTAAGCAGGACGTGCTTCAGGGGTTCGAAGTCGACGTGATGAATGCTGTCGGCGAAGAGGCGGGCTTTGAGGTTGAGTTCGAAACCATGGCCTTTTCCGGTCTGATCGGCGCGCTGGACGCAGGCCGCATCGACACGATCGCCAACCAGATCACCATCACGCCAGAGCGTGAAGAAAAGTTCGCCTTTACCGCGCCTTACGTATTTGATGGCGCGCAGGTCGTGACCAAAGAGGGCAACGAAGAGATCGGTGGCGTCGAAGACCTGCGCGGTAAAACCGTTGCGGTCAACCTCGGCTCGAACTTCGAGCAGCTTTTGAACGAACTCGACTTTGCAGATGAGATCGAGATCAAGACCTATGAGTCCAACATCGCCCAAGACACCGCGCTTGGCCGGGTGGATGCATTCGTGATGGACCGGGTTTCCTCAGCCCAGCTGATTCAGGAAAGCCCCCTGCCGCTGCAACTGGCAGGCAAGCCGTTCTCCGAAATCCGCAACGCGCTGCCGTTCCAAGACAATGACGAAGGCCGCGCCCTGCGGGACCGTGTCGACACCGCACTGGAGTCCCTGCGCGAAGACGGTACACTGACGGAAATCTCGGACAAATGGTTCGGCACTGACATCACCAAAGCGGAGTAA
- a CDS encoding amino acid ABC transporter permease: protein MRALDLDYMLGLVPVILGYVPLTLFMAVAGMVFALILASLLAVERVAKVPVLDWFVIVFISFFRGTPLLVQLFLFYFGLPQVLSFLSDINGVTAAIMGLTLHFSAYMAESIRAAIMGVDRSQWEAAQSIGMTQGQMMRRIILPQAARIAAPTLVNYFIDMIKGTSLAFTLGVTEMMGAAQKEAAGSFLYFEAYLVVAMIYWVIVEALSQMQKRLETYLNKAFVR from the coding sequence ATGCGGGCGCTAGACCTTGACTACATGCTGGGGCTGGTGCCCGTCATATTGGGCTATGTACCGTTAACTTTGTTCATGGCGGTGGCGGGGATGGTGTTCGCACTGATCCTCGCCTCGCTTTTGGCTGTCGAACGGGTGGCCAAAGTGCCTGTTCTCGACTGGTTCGTGATCGTCTTCATCAGCTTTTTCCGCGGCACGCCGCTGCTGGTGCAGTTGTTTCTGTTCTACTTTGGCCTGCCGCAGGTGCTGTCATTCCTGTCGGATATCAACGGTGTGACCGCCGCCATCATGGGGCTGACCTTGCATTTCTCGGCCTATATGGCCGAGAGCATCCGCGCCGCGATCATGGGGGTCGACCGCAGCCAATGGGAGGCCGCGCAATCCATCGGCATGACCCAAGGCCAGATGATGCGGCGTATCATCCTGCCACAGGCCGCCCGGATCGCCGCGCCCACATTGGTCAACTATTTCATCGACATGATCAAAGGCACCTCGCTGGCCTTTACTCTTGGCGTGACCGAAATGATGGGCGCAGCCCAGAAAGAGGCGGCGGGCAGCTTCCTTTACTTCGAGGCCTATCTCGTTGTGGCGATGATCTATTGGGTCATTGTCGAAGCGCTTAGCCAGATGCAAAAGCGGCTTGAAACCTATCTAAACAAGGCGTTCGTCCGATGA
- a CDS encoding amino acid ABC transporter ATP-binding protein: protein MIDITGLTKHFGGAPVLNGIDLQIAEGERVVVIGPSGTGKSTLLRCLNFLDVPQAGTIRIGDVTVDAAKARKADILALRRRTAMVFQNYALFANKTAKENIMEALVTVQKRPKDEAEQRALSVLAETGLADKADSFPAALSGGQQQRVGIGRAMALGAELMLFDEPTSALDPEWVGEVLDLMRAVAERKQTMLIVTHEMQFAREIADRVIFMDGGKIVESGPPSEIFSAPKDARLQKFLKRVEG from the coding sequence ATGATCGATATCACTGGCCTGACCAAACATTTCGGCGGCGCGCCGGTCCTCAATGGCATTGATTTGCAGATTGCCGAAGGCGAGCGCGTGGTTGTCATCGGCCCCTCCGGCACGGGCAAATCGACCCTGCTGCGCTGTCTCAACTTCCTCGACGTGCCGCAGGCGGGGACCATTCGCATCGGTGATGTGACGGTTGACGCCGCAAAGGCGCGCAAGGCCGACATTCTGGCGCTGCGCCGTCGGACCGCGATGGTGTTTCAGAACTACGCCTTGTTCGCCAACAAGACGGCGAAAGAGAACATCATGGAGGCGCTTGTCACCGTGCAAAAGCGCCCCAAGGATGAGGCGGAGCAGCGCGCGCTTTCGGTCTTGGCCGAGACCGGATTGGCCGACAAGGCCGACAGTTTCCCCGCGGCGCTGTCCGGCGGGCAACAGCAACGTGTCGGCATCGGCCGGGCGATGGCGCTTGGGGCCGAGTTGATGCTGTTCGATGAGCCGACATCCGCGCTTGATCCTGAATGGGTCGGTGAGGTGCTGGACCTGATGCGCGCGGTGGCAGAGCGCAAGCAAACCATGCTGATCGTGACCCATGAGATGCAGTTCGCCCGTGAGATCGCGGATCGGGTGATCTTTATGGACGGCGGCAAGATTGTTGAGAGCGGCCCGCCATCTGAGATTTTCAGCGCGCCCAAGGATGCGCGATTGCAAAAGTTTCTCAAGCGTGTCGAGGGCTAG
- a CDS encoding TRAP transporter substrate-binding protein → MDRRSFIRKAGVMGAGAAATTLAAPAIAQGNITWRMVTTWPKNFPGLGVGAQRLADRITAASGGELTIQVFSAGEMVPPLQSLDAVIDGTAEMSHGAAYYWQNKSPALSFFTGVPYGMTTPELTAWMRYMGGQEIWDEIYDQFGVQGFLSGNTGTQTGGWFRDELKSLDDVKGVRFRTPGLGGRVWEKLGATVTNMAAGEIFQALQSGTLDAAEFVGPYNDLALGFHQVAKNYYMPSFVESGLATELVVDKKKYQELPENLQAIIRDVSQAEYDQVAADFYANDPRALKTLQEEHGVTVRNFPDDIMEAGAKASVEVVEELRNSDDPLVKKTADSFVEALNLVRTRTENIDSPYVQARQKFLKY, encoded by the coding sequence ATGGATCGTCGTTCATTTATCCGCAAAGCTGGTGTGATGGGGGCAGGTGCCGCCGCCACGACACTTGCCGCGCCCGCTATTGCGCAGGGCAACATCACGTGGCGCATGGTCACCACTTGGCCCAAGAACTTCCCCGGTCTGGGTGTCGGCGCGCAGCGTCTGGCCGACCGGATCACCGCCGCCTCGGGTGGCGAGCTGACCATTCAGGTCTTCTCCGCCGGTGAAATGGTGCCGCCGCTGCAATCGCTCGACGCCGTGATCGACGGCACCGCCGAGATGAGCCACGGTGCCGCCTACTACTGGCAGAACAAATCGCCGGCACTGTCCTTCTTTACCGGCGTTCCTTACGGCATGACCACGCCCGAGCTGACCGCTTGGATGCGTTACATGGGCGGTCAGGAAATCTGGGACGAGATCTATGACCAGTTCGGCGTTCAGGGCTTCCTGTCCGGCAACACCGGCACCCAGACGGGTGGTTGGTTCCGCGATGAGCTGAAAAGCCTCGATGATGTCAAAGGCGTGCGTTTCCGGACGCCGGGCCTTGGTGGCCGCGTGTGGGAGAAGCTGGGCGCGACCGTGACCAACATGGCCGCGGGCGAGATCTTCCAAGCGCTGCAGTCGGGCACACTCGATGCCGCAGAATTTGTCGGCCCCTATAACGATCTGGCGCTCGGCTTCCATCAGGTGGCCAAGAACTACTACATGCCGTCCTTCGTGGAATCGGGTCTGGCGACCGAGCTTGTCGTCGACAAGAAGAAGTATCAGGAACTGCCCGAGAACCTGCAGGCGATCATTCGCGATGTAAGCCAAGCGGAATACGACCAAGTCGCCGCCGACTTCTACGCAAATGATCCCCGTGCGCTGAAGACGCTGCAGGAAGAGCATGGCGTGACCGTGCGCAACTTCCCCGACGACATCATGGAAGCCGGTGCCAAAGCCTCGGTCGAAGTGGTCGAAGAGCTGCGCAACAGCGACGATCCGCTGGTCAAGAAGACCGCCGACAGCTTTGTCGAAGCGCTGAACCTCGTCCGCACCCGGACCGAGAACATCGACAGCCCCTATGTTCAGGCGCGTCAGAAGTTCTTGAAGTACTAA
- the dctP gene encoding TRAP transporter substrate-binding protein DctP, translating to MKLKSTLAGLALCAGFGTQAAAQDNWTMTTTWPTSLELIEIDKHFVDLANKLTGEDLTIEFFEGGSLVPAGEVFGAVESNTVQAGADWPGYWAGRNSAFSPLATTASLFNAVDYVNWIEQWGGKELYNEIYGKFGMVYLPYGVTNNESGFRTNEQIVTLEDLKGKRLRLSGLEQGRLLEKLGGSQVSMAGGEIYQSLERGVIDGAEFSTPNVDFSGGFQQVTKYWATPGWHQSASIFGVMINKGAWDALSDETREALEIAAQANLVWSLSFTEKRATEAYQQFLDAGIEINRYDDETLATVQEMANETIEETACENPDSAKVYLSQLEYLNDYAKWRDASAPFNLGRTPNGPDIEKIRACAE from the coding sequence ATGAAATTGAAATCAACACTTGCCGGTCTGGCACTCTGCGCAGGCTTTGGCACGCAAGCCGCGGCCCAAGACAACTGGACCATGACCACCACATGGCCCACTTCGCTGGAACTGATCGAGATCGACAAGCATTTCGTTGATCTGGCCAATAAGCTGACCGGCGAAGACCTGACCATTGAATTCTTCGAAGGCGGCTCCCTCGTGCCCGCAGGCGAAGTTTTCGGCGCGGTTGAATCCAACACGGTGCAGGCTGGCGCCGACTGGCCCGGTTACTGGGCTGGCCGCAACTCTGCCTTCTCGCCGCTGGCGACCACGGCGAGCCTGTTCAACGCGGTTGATTACGTCAACTGGATCGAGCAGTGGGGCGGCAAAGAGCTCTACAACGAGATCTACGGCAAGTTCGGCATGGTCTACCTGCCCTACGGCGTGACCAACAACGAATCCGGTTTCCGCACCAACGAGCAGATCGTCACGCTGGAAGACCTCAAGGGCAAGCGTCTGCGTCTGTCGGGTCTGGAGCAGGGCCGTCTGTTGGAAAAACTGGGCGGCTCTCAGGTCTCCATGGCTGGTGGCGAAATCTACCAGTCGCTTGAGCGCGGCGTGATTGATGGCGCGGAATTCTCGACCCCCAACGTCGACTTCTCGGGCGGTTTCCAGCAGGTCACCAAATACTGGGCGACACCGGGCTGGCACCAGTCGGCGTCGATCTTCGGTGTGATGATCAACAAAGGCGCGTGGGACGCGCTGTCGGACGAAACCCGCGAAGCGCTTGAAATCGCGGCACAGGCCAACCTCGTCTGGTCGCTCTCCTTCACCGAGAAGCGCGCGACCGAAGCCTATCAGCAGTTCCTCGATGCGGGCATCGAGATCAACCGCTACGACGATGAAACGCTGGCCACCGTTCAGGAAATGGCCAACGAAACCATCGAAGAAACCGCCTGTGAGAACCCCGATTCCGCAAAGGTTTACCTGAGCCAGTTGGAGTATCTGAACGACTACGCCAAATGGCGTGATGCATCGGCCCCCTTCAACTTGGGCCGCACGCCCAACGGGCCGGACATCGAAAAAATCCGCGCCTGCGCGGAGTGA
- the parA gene encoding ParA family partition ATPase, with the protein MSARIICVAQQKGGAGKTTLVSNLAIAYLAAGKSVGLLDTDPQGSLGKWLDVREEMLGLDPKLKFATATPYGISRAIRTVGNEADVILIDTPPKADSDVRWVLRDSDLVLVPVSASQADVWATHDVLDLAERAQKPTHIVMNRTRAGTRVGDDVAKSVSELGAERLDASLANRVIYADALGRGLGVVEAKKSGPAADEVRALAQEVAGILEL; encoded by the coding sequence ATGAGCGCCCGGATTATCTGTGTAGCCCAACAAAAGGGTGGGGCAGGCAAGACCACCCTCGTTTCGAACTTGGCGATTGCCTATTTAGCAGCGGGCAAAAGCGTGGGCCTGTTGGATACGGACCCTCAAGGCAGCCTCGGCAAGTGGCTCGACGTTCGCGAAGAGATGCTTGGGCTTGATCCAAAGCTGAAGTTCGCAACGGCGACTCCCTATGGGATATCCCGCGCCATCCGGACGGTCGGCAACGAGGCTGATGTCATTCTCATCGATACGCCCCCAAAGGCGGATAGCGATGTGCGTTGGGTCCTGCGCGACTCGGATCTGGTGTTGGTGCCGGTATCGGCCAGTCAGGCCGATGTTTGGGCGACCCATGACGTATTGGATTTGGCCGAGCGGGCGCAGAAACCGACGCATATCGTGATGAACCGCACCCGCGCCGGCACGCGGGTCGGCGATGACGTGGCTAAATCGGTGTCCGAGCTTGGGGCCGAGCGGCTTGACGCTTCGCTGGCCAACAGAGTGATCTACGCCGATGCCCTCGGCCGGGGTCTGGGTGTGGTCGAGGCGAAAAAGTCCGGCCCTGCCGCGGATGAAGTTCGTGCGCTGGCGCAAGAGGTCGCAGGCATTCTTGAACTGTAG
- a CDS encoding TRAP transporter large permease — MTPELIALTMFGLLLLGLFMGHPLAFVLGGTAVLGAVIAGKPMVLGIVINRIFGDVLDNFTLIAIPLFILMARFLSDSGVTDKMFESLRLLMSNIRGGLALAVVFISILLAATTGIIGASITVMGVMALRPMLQYGYSPTLTTGVIAASGCLGILIPPSIMLILMASYSPLSVGELFAGAMVPGVVLGLLYAVWVFIVAVVRPDMAPAVEPDEKISKPALVRMLLIEAVPPLVLILGILGSLLAGIATATEASAIGAALALLIVIMRRKFTWASFYGAMLETGRTSAMILFIVIGATAFTGVFNITGGLRATQEIIRNLDMAPWMLIAMMMFIVFILGAFLDWTGIVLLSFPIFLPIVQEMDVSLLWFVVLMSVVLQTSFLTPPFGYALFYLRAIAPREVKTSHIIIGVLPFIGLILMMCVAIALFPQLVTWLPETLYTK, encoded by the coding sequence GTGACGCCTGAACTCATTGCACTCACCATGTTTGGCCTGCTGTTGCTGGGCCTTTTCATGGGCCACCCGCTGGCCTTCGTTCTGGGCGGCACCGCCGTTTTGGGCGCTGTCATCGCTGGCAAGCCCATGGTGCTGGGCATCGTCATCAACCGGATTTTCGGCGATGTGCTCGACAACTTCACGCTGATCGCGATTCCGCTGTTCATCTTGATGGCGCGGTTCCTGTCCGATTCGGGCGTGACGGATAAGATGTTCGAATCGCTTCGGCTTTTGATGTCCAACATCCGCGGCGGTCTGGCGCTGGCGGTGGTCTTCATCTCGATCCTGCTGGCCGCCACCACAGGCATCATCGGTGCGTCGATCACCGTGATGGGCGTGATGGCCCTGCGCCCGATGCTGCAATATGGCTACAGCCCGACACTGACCACCGGCGTCATCGCGGCCTCCGGCTGTCTGGGCATTCTGATCCCGCCGTCGATCATGTTGATCCTTATGGCCTCCTATTCGCCCCTGTCGGTGGGCGAGCTTTTCGCCGGTGCGATGGTGCCCGGCGTGGTGCTGGGGCTGCTCTATGCGGTGTGGGTCTTTATCGTGGCCGTGGTACGCCCGGATATGGCTCCCGCGGTTGAGCCTGATGAGAAGATCTCCAAACCCGCGCTGGTGCGGATGCTGCTGATCGAAGCCGTGCCGCCGCTGGTGCTGATCCTCGGTATCCTTGGCTCCCTGCTTGCGGGGATTGCCACCGCAACCGAGGCCTCGGCCATCGGTGCTGCGCTGGCTCTGCTTATCGTGATCATGCGCCGCAAGTTCACATGGGCGAGCTTCTATGGTGCGATGTTGGAGACGGGCCGGACCTCTGCGATGATTCTCTTTATCGTCATTGGTGCGACGGCCTTTACCGGGGTGTTCAACATCACCGGGGGTCTGCGCGCCACGCAAGAGATCATCCGCAACCTTGATATGGCCCCTTGGATGCTGATCGCGATGATGATGTTCATCGTCTTCATTCTTGGTGCTTTCCTCGATTGGACCGGCATCGTGCTGCTGTCCTTCCCGATCTTCCTGCCCATCGTGCAGGAGATGGACGTGAGCCTGTTGTGGTTCGTCGTCCTAATGTCGGTGGTCTTGCAGACGTCCTTCCTCACCCCGCCCTTTGGATATGCGCTGTTCTACCTGCGCGCCATCGCCCCGCGGGAGGTCAAGACGTCGCATATCATCATTGGTGTGCTGCCGTTCATCGGGCTGATCCTGATGATGTGCGTGGCCATCGCCCTGTTCCCGCAGCTTGTCACTTGGCTGCCGGAAACGCTCTATACAAAATAA
- a CDS encoding TRAP transporter small permease subunit has translation MLIKFIDQMNEFVGRIVSVVAVIFAAIIIYDVFMRYALNDPTRWAFDVTKQLYGFYFVMLGGYALRHQAHVRVDLITETLAPTLRRWVEAAGYVIFFFPFAWIFTTRSYEFAMRSYAQGETTYGSVQLPVYPLKMAMALAAGLLLLQGVAEFLKLVLNRQELPRDA, from the coding sequence ATCTTGATAAAATTCATCGACCAGATGAACGAATTCGTCGGGCGTATCGTGTCGGTCGTCGCCGTCATTTTCGCCGCAATCATCATCTATGACGTTTTCATGCGCTATGCGCTGAATGACCCGACTCGCTGGGCTTTTGACGTTACGAAACAGTTATATGGCTTCTATTTCGTGATGCTGGGCGGCTATGCGCTGCGTCATCAGGCCCATGTGCGGGTCGATCTGATCACCGAAACCCTTGCCCCCACCTTGCGACGCTGGGTCGAAGCGGCGGGCTATGTGATCTTTTTCTTCCCCTTCGCGTGGATCTTCACCACCCGCTCTTATGAATTCGCCATGCGCTCTTATGCTCAGGGCGAGACGACCTATGGCTCGGTGCAGCTGCCGGTCTATCCGCTGAAAATGGCCATGGCGCTCGCCGCTGGTTTGCTGTTGCTGCAAGGTGTGGCGGAATTTTTGAAACTCGTACTTAACCGTCAGGAACTGCCCCGTGACGCCTGA